One Synechococcus sp. CC9605 genomic window carries:
- a CDS encoding ATP-dependent DNA helicase, producing the protein MTELLPPGTSTWPASFTAGLHVALRRRIPPQVDGPPLEELSRDLVTALEQGELTVALTPERLAVAQASGWLEGDASPLLLQADRLGWRRWLQAMEQVVTELVERAHAPVPKPVKAVDPELSDRLNAEQCAAVRALDQASVVLLSGGPGTGKTSTVVEILARAEARHPGLRIGLAAPTGKAARRLGDAVLAQRAPLPCSTLHRWLEAGSRGFGRHRQRPLELDLLVIDEMSMLDLALTQVLLEALPSGCRLLLVGDPAQLPPVGSGAVWHRLQQPDVRSRFGEGAVHLERTYRNRGALAQVAHQLRQGDLAAFAADLAALPAQANLQVHPSPLRRFPALVRQRWLERLQLLQARTVDLNRCSEKELMAESRPLFALLEQDLLLCPRRRGPWSLDDVHRTLLGANAAGKVERWPIGLPVICGSNQPELGLANGDLGVVIGAGSERRLLFQVVDPDGQLQVRRLHPARLRRLEPAVALTIHRAQGSEADRVIVLWPDPLEDGPAADHQRRLLYTAITRARASLDLVTLI; encoded by the coding sequence GTGACCGAGTTGCTGCCCCCGGGAACCAGCACGTGGCCCGCCAGCTTCACGGCTGGCCTCCATGTCGCTCTGCGGCGTCGGATCCCGCCCCAAGTGGATGGCCCCCCTTTAGAGGAGCTCAGTCGCGACCTGGTGACGGCCTTGGAGCAGGGGGAGTTGACGGTGGCGCTGACGCCGGAACGGCTGGCCGTTGCCCAAGCCAGTGGCTGGCTTGAGGGGGATGCCTCCCCCCTGCTGCTTCAGGCTGATCGGTTGGGCTGGCGCCGCTGGTTGCAGGCCATGGAGCAGGTGGTGACCGAGCTGGTGGAGCGGGCCCACGCTCCGGTTCCCAAGCCCGTCAAGGCTGTCGATCCCGAGCTGTCGGATCGTCTCAACGCTGAACAGTGCGCTGCCGTGCGCGCCTTGGATCAGGCCTCGGTTGTGCTGCTCAGCGGTGGTCCGGGTACGGGCAAAACCAGCACGGTGGTGGAGATTCTGGCCCGGGCGGAAGCCCGCCATCCCGGCCTGCGCATTGGTTTGGCGGCCCCCACCGGCAAGGCGGCCCGGCGCCTGGGGGATGCGGTGCTGGCGCAACGGGCTCCGTTGCCTTGCAGCACCCTCCACCGCTGGTTGGAGGCCGGCAGCCGTGGCTTTGGCAGGCACCGCCAGCGTCCCTTGGAGCTGGATCTGCTGGTGATCGATGAGATGTCGATGCTGGATCTGGCCTTGACCCAGGTCCTGCTCGAGGCGTTGCCCAGCGGTTGCCGGCTGCTGTTGGTGGGGGATCCAGCCCAACTGCCGCCGGTGGGGAGTGGAGCGGTCTGGCACCGGCTTCAGCAGCCGGACGTTCGCAGTCGCTTCGGTGAAGGGGCGGTGCACCTCGAGCGCACTTATCGCAACCGCGGTGCCCTGGCCCAGGTGGCGCACCAGCTGCGCCAGGGGGATCTGGCCGCGTTCGCTGCGGATTTGGCTGCGTTGCCTGCGCAGGCCAATCTGCAGGTGCATCCCAGCCCCCTGCGTCGTTTTCCAGCCTTGGTGCGCCAGCGCTGGCTTGAGCGCCTCCAGCTGCTGCAGGCGCGGACGGTTGATCTCAACCGCTGCAGCGAAAAGGAGCTGATGGCGGAGTCCCGGCCCTTGTTTGCGCTGCTCGAGCAGGATCTGTTGCTCTGTCCACGCCGCCGGGGGCCGTGGAGTCTTGATGATGTGCACCGCACGCTGCTGGGGGCCAATGCCGCCGGCAAGGTTGAGCGTTGGCCGATCGGCTTGCCGGTGATCTGCGGCAGCAATCAACCGGAACTCGGTTTGGCCAATGGCGATCTCGGGGTTGTGATCGGGGCAGGCTCTGAACGACGCCTGTTGTTCCAGGTGGTGGATCCGGATGGCCAGCTGCAGGTGCGCCGTTTGCATCCAGCTCGTTTGCGGCGTCTGGAGCCGGCGGTGGCGCTCACCATCCATCGGGCTCAGGGCAGTGAGGCGGATCGGGTGATCGTGCTCTGGCCCGATCCCCTCGAGGATGGCCCGGCTGCTGACCATCAACGCCGTTTGCTTTACACAGCGATCACTCGAGCCCGTGCCAGCCTTGATCTGGTGACGCTGATCTGA
- a CDS encoding UvrD-helicase domain-containing protein yields MEVNTGFEAGVEQTPSMAQRFDANTYPLDPGIRLLEASAGTGKTFALAHLCLRLITEADHPLEALLVVTFTDAAAEELRSRIGQRLQQALQGLEQLDQGMKAYAPDPVLADWLAGSEPGDARQRWIRHLLVALEQLDRADITTIHGFCRRSLRRLALSNAAAMEPQLDTDATALQAEVVQDLWQQELLSLPPDQFKALRQRGLSPQTLRRGLAQLDGEQQPRFRGADGAIDLDQPLAPQLEHWLAQLWHDFVPLWQRDHADLDAGFRQAAEQWKAQGCGATSPYSAKPKTDRCAQINQWLDGQTAVPSLLEIAAREKPLKEYFHPGSWCKVARKCGESDPSLVMPALQAAVAALWDAPIERTWQYLLERCLQELDRRRRRRGVITFGGLLAAMDPGDGAVAWLAPLQQRYRAVMVDEFQDTDPVQWRLLQRAFGAGERHLLLMVGDPKQAIYRFRGGDLATYMAARDQVERIDHLLDNFRTTAPLMEGLNRLMAPGLPRSELLVPAVQPRSSATPPQDAPALQLLLLSTEAPSSRSALEADLPRRLAAMVLQQLQQRDDLTPADLCVLVSRHQQAEDLRRALGACGLPTRLVTQGDVLDSEAALLLQWFLDALVEPGDDARLRLLACSGLMNIAPDALEPGRLDQLAVQLRGWAELMPRLGLLGALADLLSGEQMAGLSERGRMLGDLQQAARLVQEAMHRQGLDVATAADWLRRERLHPSQPVPEARQPHSDQADSAIAVVTVHRSKGLEYPVVICPYLWQSPPAVSGPLWRDPRSGECLARVDVHWGEGWQAAQQAQQDAAAEAERLAYVAVTRAQTQLILIWARANGQEDSPLPAWLFGAEAAGDAIDSLTDERLRQALAERQVPISIDGLVESLPSGKRWRPPLQAEPLALGSIPKRIDRSWGRASYSAWIASSDDVQLHEQGRDRDPGAEESTSESTLELMAARAEQAWSKTGPLAAFPRGAGAGDCLHRILEQFPFSAAEATEPRQRHELIVAELRLAGLDPDLQNDVLTGLEQVLQTPLGGPLGALSLDRLGPHQRLPELSFDLPVQHVRTADLVAAFGCDAEARFGRSYSPALASLSINSRGFLTGSIDLVFQDPQHQRWWVLDWKSNWIGERRTSAEPGLCGPHHYSQAAMEEQMLHHHYPLQAHLYLVALHRHLRWRLPDYNPQQHLGGYVYCFLRGMPGAVRASPEHAVGPGRIVEPVPLNRIAALDRALGEVPA; encoded by the coding sequence ATGGAAGTTAACACTGGTTTTGAGGCCGGAGTTGAGCAGACTCCATCCATGGCCCAGCGCTTCGATGCCAACACATACCCCCTCGACCCTGGGATTCGCCTGCTGGAGGCCAGCGCTGGCACCGGAAAAACCTTTGCCCTGGCGCATCTCTGCTTGCGGCTGATCACGGAGGCCGACCACCCTCTCGAGGCGTTGTTGGTGGTGACCTTCACCGATGCAGCGGCCGAAGAGCTGCGCTCCCGCATCGGCCAGCGGCTGCAGCAGGCGTTGCAGGGCCTCGAGCAGCTTGACCAGGGGATGAAGGCTTATGCTCCAGACCCCGTCCTGGCGGATTGGCTGGCGGGTTCCGAGCCAGGGGATGCGCGTCAGCGCTGGATTCGGCACCTGCTGGTGGCCTTGGAGCAGTTGGACCGGGCCGACATCACCACCATCCATGGTTTTTGTCGCCGCAGCCTGCGCCGCCTGGCCCTCAGCAACGCTGCAGCGATGGAGCCCCAGCTGGACACCGACGCCACCGCGCTCCAAGCCGAGGTTGTGCAGGACCTCTGGCAACAGGAGCTGCTCAGCCTGCCGCCGGATCAGTTCAAGGCGTTGCGTCAACGCGGCCTCTCGCCCCAGACCCTGCGCAGGGGGTTGGCGCAACTCGATGGCGAACAGCAGCCGCGGTTCAGGGGCGCTGATGGGGCGATCGATCTGGACCAGCCCCTCGCTCCTCAGCTGGAGCACTGGCTGGCGCAGCTCTGGCACGACTTCGTGCCGCTCTGGCAGCGGGACCATGCCGACCTGGATGCCGGGTTCCGTCAGGCGGCCGAGCAGTGGAAAGCTCAGGGCTGTGGAGCCACCAGCCCTTATTCCGCCAAGCCCAAGACCGATCGCTGCGCCCAGATCAACCAGTGGCTGGATGGGCAGACCGCAGTGCCATCGCTGCTGGAGATTGCCGCCCGTGAGAAGCCGCTGAAGGAGTACTTCCACCCCGGCAGTTGGTGCAAGGTCGCGCGCAAGTGCGGTGAGTCCGACCCCAGCCTGGTGATGCCGGCTCTGCAGGCCGCCGTTGCGGCGCTCTGGGATGCACCGATTGAGCGCACCTGGCAGTACCTCCTTGAACGGTGCTTGCAGGAGCTGGACCGCCGCCGTCGCCGCCGTGGGGTGATCACCTTCGGTGGCTTGTTGGCCGCCATGGATCCCGGCGATGGCGCTGTTGCCTGGCTTGCACCGCTGCAACAGCGTTACCGGGCTGTGATGGTGGATGAGTTTCAGGACACCGACCCCGTGCAGTGGCGCCTGTTACAGCGCGCCTTTGGTGCTGGTGAACGCCACCTGCTGCTGATGGTCGGGGATCCCAAGCAGGCGATCTACCGCTTCCGTGGTGGTGATCTGGCGACCTACATGGCAGCGCGGGATCAGGTGGAACGGATCGATCACCTGCTCGACAACTTCCGCACAACGGCACCGCTGATGGAGGGGTTGAACCGCTTGATGGCTCCGGGTCTCCCCCGATCTGAACTGCTGGTGCCCGCGGTGCAGCCCCGCAGCTCCGCCACCCCACCGCAGGATGCCCCGGCGTTGCAACTGCTGCTGCTCTCCACGGAGGCGCCCTCCAGCCGCAGTGCTCTGGAAGCAGATCTGCCCCGACGGCTCGCCGCGATGGTGCTGCAGCAACTGCAGCAACGGGACGACCTCACCCCAGCGGATCTCTGTGTGCTGGTGAGTCGCCATCAACAGGCGGAAGACCTGCGCCGCGCCCTGGGGGCCTGCGGGCTTCCCACCCGCCTGGTGACCCAGGGGGATGTGCTCGACAGTGAAGCCGCATTGCTGTTGCAGTGGTTCCTCGATGCCCTGGTGGAACCGGGCGATGACGCTCGCCTGCGCCTGCTGGCCTGCTCGGGACTGATGAACATCGCGCCCGATGCTCTGGAGCCGGGGCGGTTGGATCAGCTGGCTGTGCAGCTGCGTGGTTGGGCTGAGCTGATGCCGCGGCTGGGCCTGCTCGGGGCTCTGGCCGATCTGCTCAGCGGTGAACAGATGGCGGGGCTGTCGGAACGGGGCCGGATGCTGGGGGATCTGCAGCAGGCGGCGCGGCTGGTGCAGGAGGCGATGCACCGCCAGGGGCTTGATGTGGCCACCGCGGCGGATTGGTTGCGGCGGGAGCGTTTGCACCCCAGCCAGCCGGTGCCGGAGGCCCGTCAGCCCCACAGCGATCAGGCCGACAGTGCCATCGCCGTGGTCACTGTCCACCGCAGCAAGGGGCTGGAATATCCGGTGGTGATCTGCCCCTACCTCTGGCAGTCGCCCCCAGCCGTGTCCGGTCCGCTCTGGCGTGATCCCCGCTCCGGGGAGTGCCTGGCGCGGGTGGATGTTCATTGGGGGGAGGGCTGGCAGGCCGCGCAACAGGCGCAGCAGGACGCTGCGGCGGAGGCCGAGCGGCTGGCCTATGTCGCGGTCACCCGAGCCCAAACCCAGTTGATCCTGATCTGGGCCAGGGCCAACGGCCAGGAGGATTCCCCATTGCCCGCCTGGTTGTTCGGAGCTGAAGCCGCTGGGGATGCGATCGACAGCCTCACCGATGAGCGGCTGCGTCAAGCCCTGGCGGAGCGACAGGTTCCGATCAGCATCGATGGCCTGGTCGAAAGCCTGCCCAGTGGCAAGCGTTGGCGGCCTCCGCTGCAGGCCGAGCCCTTGGCCCTTGGTTCCATCCCCAAGCGGATCGACCGGAGTTGGGGCAGGGCCAGTTACTCGGCCTGGATTGCCTCATCCGACGACGTTCAGCTGCATGAACAGGGTCGCGATCGCGATCCAGGCGCTGAGGAATCGACGTCGGAATCGACGTTGGAACTGATGGCGGCGAGGGCAGAACAGGCATGGTCTAAGACGGGGCCGCTGGCGGCCTTTCCGCGCGGGGCCGGGGCCGGGGACTGTCTGCACCGGATCCTCGAACAGTTCCCCTTTTCTGCGGCGGAGGCCACGGAGCCCCGCCAACGGCACGAGCTGATCGTCGCCGAGTTGCGCCTGGCCGGGCTTGATCCCGATCTGCAAAACGATGTGTTGACAGGGTTAGAGCAGGTGTTGCAGACGCCCCTCGGGGGACCGCTGGGGGCGTTGTCGCTGGATCGGCTGGGGCCGCACCAGCGCCTGCCTGAACTCAGTTTTGATCTGCCGGTGCAGCACGTGCGCACGGCCGATCTGGTGGCCGCCTTCGGCTGTGATGCCGAGGCCCGTTTTGGCCGCTCTTACAGCCCGGCGCTGGCGTCGCTCTCGATCAACAGCCGCGGGTTTCTCACCGGTTCCATCGATCTGGTGTTCCAGGACCCCCAGCACCAACGCTGGTGGGTTCTCGACTGGAAGAGTAATTGGATCGGTGAACGGCGCACCAGTGCTGAGCCGGGACTGTGTGGACCGCATCACTACTCCCAGGCGGCGATGGAGGAGCAGATGCTGCACCACCACTACCCCCTGCAGGCCCACCTCTACCTGGTGGCCCTGCACCGCCATCTGCGTTGGCGGCTGCCGGATTACAACCCGCAGCAGCATCTGGGGGGCTATGTCTACTGCTTCCTGCGGGGGATGCCCGGAGCTGTGAGAGCCTCTCCGGAGCATGCTGTTGGACCGGGGCGCATCGTTGAACCCGTGCCGCTCAATCGCATCGCAGCCCTGGATCGAGCTCTGGGGGAGGTGCCGGCGTGA
- a CDS encoding DEAD/DEAH box helicase, translated as MTEQQQQRDDSACAVDLSASELPEANSNAEVFTTTITSAEPESGFAGFGFSEALLRTLADKGYSEPSPIQKAAFPELMLGRDLVGQAQTGTGKTAAFALPLLERLESGQKTPQALVLAPTRELAMQVAESFKAYSAGHPHLKVLAVYGGTDFRSQISALRRGVDVVVGTPGRVMDHMRQGTLDTSGLRSLVLDEADEMLRMGFIDDVEWILDQLPEQRQVVLFSATMPPEIRRLSKRYLKDPAEVTIRTKDQEGKRIRQRSITVPMPHKLEALQRVLDACGSEGVIIFARTKAITLTVAETLEAGGHQVAVLNGDVPQNQRERTVERLRSGSVDILVATDVAARGLDVERIGLVINYDMPFDSEAYVHRIGRTGRAGRTGEAVLFVTPRERRFIRNLERATGQPIEAMEVPGNTAINQGRLDRLRKRLSDAAQSQRPDADEAALLQELMQRVATELELSPEQLAMAALNLAIGPDALLRKGDDDWIQNTRRNDRDRDRHSGDRRERRERPARAPEENMQRYRVEVGHRDRVKPGNLVGAIAGETGLQGRMIGRIQIFDNHSLVDLPKGMPEDVFNSLQRLRVMNRELQISKAS; from the coding sequence ATGACCGAACAGCAACAGCAGCGCGACGATTCCGCCTGCGCAGTGGATCTTTCTGCATCCGAACTGCCGGAAGCCAACTCCAATGCTGAGGTGTTCACCACCACCATCACATCGGCTGAACCGGAATCCGGTTTTGCCGGTTTTGGTTTCAGCGAGGCCCTGCTCCGCACCCTGGCGGACAAGGGATACAGCGAACCTTCCCCCATTCAGAAGGCGGCCTTCCCCGAGCTGATGCTTGGCCGCGATTTGGTGGGTCAGGCCCAGACCGGCACCGGTAAAACAGCAGCGTTTGCGTTGCCGTTGCTCGAGCGTCTGGAAAGCGGCCAGAAAACACCCCAGGCTCTCGTTCTCGCCCCCACACGGGAGCTGGCGATGCAGGTGGCCGAATCGTTCAAGGCCTATTCCGCCGGCCATCCCCATCTGAAGGTGCTGGCGGTGTACGGCGGCACGGATTTCCGCTCTCAGATCAGTGCTCTCAGGCGCGGTGTGGATGTGGTGGTAGGCACCCCTGGCCGGGTGATGGACCACATGCGTCAGGGCACGCTCGACACCAGTGGTCTGCGCAGCCTGGTGCTCGATGAAGCAGACGAAATGCTCCGCATGGGCTTCATCGACGATGTGGAGTGGATCCTCGATCAGCTTCCTGAGCAGCGTCAGGTGGTTCTGTTCTCCGCGACGATGCCTCCTGAGATCCGTCGTCTGTCCAAGCGTTATCTCAAGGATCCTGCTGAGGTCACGATCCGCACCAAGGATCAGGAAGGCAAGCGGATACGCCAGCGCTCGATCACGGTGCCGATGCCGCACAAGCTCGAAGCCCTGCAACGGGTTCTCGACGCCTGTGGTAGTGAGGGTGTGATCATCTTCGCCCGCACCAAGGCGATCACCCTGACCGTGGCTGAAACCCTTGAAGCCGGCGGCCATCAGGTGGCGGTGCTCAATGGCGATGTTCCCCAGAACCAGCGGGAACGCACCGTGGAGCGGTTGCGCAGTGGATCGGTCGACATCCTTGTGGCCACCGACGTTGCGGCGAGGGGTCTTGATGTGGAGCGCATCGGCCTGGTGATCAACTACGACATGCCGTTCGACAGCGAGGCCTACGTGCACCGCATCGGCCGGACGGGCCGGGCTGGACGCACCGGCGAAGCGGTTCTGTTCGTGACCCCACGGGAAAGGCGCTTCATCCGCAACCTCGAGCGGGCCACGGGGCAGCCGATCGAAGCGATGGAGGTGCCCGGCAACACGGCCATCAACCAGGGACGGCTCGACCGCCTGCGCAAGCGTTTGAGTGATGCAGCCCAATCCCAACGTCCTGATGCCGATGAAGCGGCCTTGCTTCAGGAGTTGATGCAGCGGGTGGCCACGGAACTCGAGCTAAGCCCCGAGCAGCTGGCCATGGCAGCACTGAACCTGGCCATCGGACCCGATGCGCTGCTGCGCAAGGGTGACGACGACTGGATTCAGAACACCCGTCGCAACGACCGCGACCGTGATCGCCATTCAGGAGATCGCCGTGAGCGGCGCGAGCGTCCGGCACGGGCACCTGAGGAGAACATGCAGCGTTACCGCGTTGAGGTGGGTCACCGCGATCGGGTCAAACCCGGCAACCTCGTGGGCGCCATCGCCGGTGAGACCGGACTGCAGGGCCGGATGATCGGTCGGATCCAGATTTTCGACAATCACAGCCTGGTGGATCTCCCCAAGGGCATGCCAGAGGATGTGTTCAACAGCCTTCAACGCCTGCGCGTGATGAACCGCGAACTGCAAATCAGCAAGGCCTCTTGA
- a CDS encoding RNA recognition motif domain-containing protein, whose translation MTIYIGNLSFQAEQEHLFDLFSEYGEVKNCSLPLDRETGRKRGFAFVEMVNDADEQKAIDDLQDVEWMGRMIRVSKATPRERSGGPRGGGGGYRG comes from the coding sequence ATGACCATCTACATCGGCAATCTTTCGTTCCAGGCGGAGCAGGAGCACCTCTTCGATCTCTTCAGTGAGTACGGCGAGGTCAAGAACTGCAGCCTGCCCCTGGACCGTGAGACCGGCCGCAAACGCGGTTTCGCTTTCGTCGAGATGGTCAACGATGCCGACGAGCAGAAAGCCATCGACGATCTTCAGGACGTGGAGTGGATGGGCCGCATGATCCGCGTCAGCAAAGCCACCCCCCGGGAGCGCTCCGGCGGCCCCCGTGGTGGTGGCGGCGGTTACCGCGGCTGA
- a CDS encoding exodeoxyribonuclease V subunit gamma, with translation MLTVYRSNRAEFLARLLSRQLIEQQPGPLETVEVMVNTWPTSRWLGEQLATANGISSLVRFPFPGSRLRQLVRQVLHLPAQEDDPWRAGQLVWAVLELLPELLEQPVAQPLRVWLAQREGTASGLTRDRWQLARSIADAMDDYALYRPDQLEQWKQPRPDDDWQPVLWRLLAQRLPRAPFGLQVREAVECLRRGDVDPALLPERLRLFGISALAPVQVDLIQALSGLLAVEIYLLTPCPDLWQRCGSRRASLGDEWLIPPDGGWLAEAPRLEAVLGRMGAEFQQLLEGSGEAQLGERREGDLFAGSLQIAAAEERQPTLLDQLQQQLVDAESIAELNRSSDDQSLLFQAAPGPWREVQLVRDRILQWLAADPDLEPRDVLVMTPQIERYAPLLSSVFNDTAAFGVDLPWRLTDRSQQSSPGLSMAMFTLLELAATRLTATGLERLLANPALQGQQGLTPEEAVLITQTLQRSGFRWGLDARERGGDEVHSLRWCLDRWLLGLVLPVEPGLAPAGAAPFQQELDPDRLVRWWTLLDRVARMLDRLREPRPCHGWVELLQSLLQELFAEGGAWTDEAQSWAAALEEWRLRAHDCPLDLDAAVALEVLQEALSVDSGRFGHRSGALTISALEPMRAIPHKVVILMGLDSADFPRPSRRPGFHLLEQQRRLGDPRSSDQDRYVLLEALMSARRHLLISWCGRLERTGEPQPPAAPVEQWLSVLQEQLQRAGASTEGLLVTPAANPLSRENFRPEAPLSCDRRQLEARRCLDAAPASVPNPQGLAWASLWQPEINDDEAEGRDGDDLALDPEALLAWLQQPQKAWLQARGLRPGEGIEAVEDLEALELEGLQRYLLLNHELEEQFILGSAPDWTASLAGQGVLPAGAGAALEQEELQQRWQALQRQLASLGPCRREVPVLAGLPMPLLYAGDTQVVVQPGMLTAAAVMRGWLQHLLLCAEGSAPAAGSAVVARSTRVAGAEVHVRWSVLPTVEAEDQLQQLARLARQGLERCWPVPPKSGWQMVAKERRKPGEGQQDFRKTWQDEGATPLMQLCFGSDVAAEQLMDQAGFQQACQLLYGPLMANLR, from the coding sequence TTGCTGACGGTTTACCGAAGCAACAGGGCTGAATTTCTGGCTCGCTTGCTCTCCCGTCAGTTGATCGAGCAGCAGCCGGGCCCCCTTGAGACGGTGGAGGTGATGGTCAACACTTGGCCCACCAGCCGATGGTTGGGGGAACAGCTGGCCACGGCCAATGGCATCAGTTCCCTGGTGCGGTTCCCCTTCCCGGGCAGTCGCCTGCGGCAGCTGGTGCGCCAGGTGCTGCATCTTCCTGCTCAGGAGGACGATCCCTGGCGGGCGGGCCAGCTGGTGTGGGCGGTGCTCGAGTTGCTGCCGGAGCTGCTGGAGCAGCCCGTCGCCCAGCCGTTGCGGGTTTGGCTCGCCCAGCGTGAAGGAACCGCCTCGGGGTTGACGCGGGATCGGTGGCAGTTGGCCCGTTCCATCGCCGATGCCATGGACGATTACGCCCTTTACCGCCCCGATCAACTCGAGCAGTGGAAACAACCGCGGCCTGATGACGACTGGCAGCCTGTGCTCTGGCGACTGCTGGCCCAACGGCTGCCCCGGGCTCCCTTTGGCCTGCAGGTGCGTGAGGCCGTCGAGTGTCTCCGGCGAGGAGATGTTGATCCGGCCCTGCTGCCGGAGCGGCTGCGGCTCTTCGGCATCAGTGCTCTGGCGCCGGTGCAGGTGGATCTGATTCAGGCCTTGTCCGGTCTGCTGGCGGTGGAGATCTACCTGCTCACCCCGTGTCCGGATCTATGGCAGCGCTGCGGCAGTCGGCGCGCCTCGCTCGGGGATGAATGGCTGATCCCTCCGGATGGGGGATGGTTGGCGGAGGCGCCGCGTTTGGAGGCCGTTCTCGGGCGGATGGGCGCCGAATTTCAACAGTTGCTGGAGGGCTCCGGTGAAGCGCAGCTGGGGGAGCGCCGCGAGGGAGATCTGTTTGCAGGTTCTCTGCAGATCGCCGCGGCGGAAGAGCGTCAGCCCACCTTGCTCGATCAGCTTCAGCAGCAGCTGGTGGATGCCGAGAGCATCGCTGAGCTGAATCGTTCCTCAGACGATCAATCTCTGTTGTTTCAGGCGGCACCGGGGCCTTGGCGGGAGGTGCAACTGGTGCGGGATCGCATCCTGCAGTGGCTGGCGGCCGATCCCGATCTCGAGCCCCGCGACGTGCTGGTGATGACGCCGCAGATCGAGCGCTATGCGCCGCTGCTCAGCTCCGTGTTCAACGACACGGCGGCTTTCGGTGTCGATTTGCCCTGGCGCCTCACCGACCGCAGTCAGCAGAGCAGTCCGGGGTTGTCGATGGCGATGTTCACGCTGCTGGAGCTGGCTGCGACACGCCTCACCGCCACGGGGCTGGAACGTCTGCTGGCCAACCCGGCCTTGCAGGGCCAGCAGGGACTCACGCCGGAAGAGGCGGTGTTGATCACGCAAACACTGCAACGCAGCGGTTTTCGCTGGGGCTTGGACGCCCGTGAGCGGGGCGGTGACGAGGTGCACAGCCTGCGTTGGTGTCTCGACCGTTGGCTGCTGGGTCTGGTGCTGCCGGTGGAGCCGGGTCTGGCTCCGGCAGGGGCGGCACCCTTCCAGCAGGAGCTGGACCCCGATCGCCTGGTGCGTTGGTGGACGCTGCTGGATCGTGTGGCGCGGATGCTTGATCGCCTTAGGGAGCCCCGGCCGTGCCATGGCTGGGTGGAGCTGCTCCAATCCCTGTTGCAGGAGCTGTTCGCTGAGGGCGGGGCCTGGACTGATGAGGCGCAGAGCTGGGCGGCGGCGCTGGAGGAGTGGCGGCTGCGGGCCCATGACTGCCCTCTGGACCTCGACGCTGCCGTGGCCTTGGAGGTGCTGCAGGAGGCCTTGTCGGTGGACAGCGGCCGCTTCGGTCACCGCAGTGGTGCCCTCACCATCAGTGCCCTGGAGCCAATGCGGGCGATTCCGCACAAGGTGGTGATCTTGATGGGCCTCGACAGCGCCGACTTTCCGCGCCCAAGCCGCCGTCCGGGCTTTCATCTCCTCGAGCAGCAACGGCGCCTGGGGGATCCCCGCAGCAGCGACCAGGACCGCTACGTGCTGCTGGAGGCTTTGATGTCGGCACGCCGTCATCTGCTGATCAGCTGGTGCGGGCGGCTGGAGCGCACCGGTGAGCCTCAGCCGCCTGCTGCGCCGGTGGAACAGTGGCTGTCAGTGCTGCAGGAGCAGTTGCAACGGGCCGGTGCCTCCACGGAAGGGTTGTTGGTCACGCCGGCGGCCAATCCCCTCTCCCGTGAGAACTTCCGGCCCGAGGCACCGCTCAGCTGTGATCGGCGTCAGCTGGAGGCCCGGCGCTGCCTGGATGCTGCTCCGGCTTCAGTCCCGAATCCCCAGGGGCTGGCCTGGGCATCGCTCTGGCAGCCGGAGATCAACGATGACGAGGCCGAGGGACGGGATGGAGACGATCTAGCCCTGGACCCTGAAGCTTTGCTGGCCTGGTTGCAGCAGCCCCAGAAGGCCTGGTTGCAGGCCCGGGGGTTGCGGCCTGGGGAAGGCATTGAGGCGGTGGAGGATCTCGAGGCGCTCGAGTTGGAGGGCCTGCAGCGCTATCTGCTGCTCAACCACGAGCTTGAGGAGCAGTTCATTCTTGGATCGGCTCCGGATTGGACGGCGTCGCTGGCGGGGCAGGGTGTGCTGCCGGCGGGGGCTGGGGCGGCCCTTGAGCAGGAGGAACTGCAGCAGCGTTGGCAGGCCCTGCAACGGCAGCTGGCATCACTCGGCCCCTGCCGCAGGGAGGTGCCGGTGCTCGCCGGCCTGCCGATGCCCCTGCTCTACGCCGGTGACACCCAGGTGGTGGTCCAGCCCGGGATGCTCACGGCCGCGGCGGTGATGCGCGGCTGGTTGCAGCACCTGTTGCTTTGCGCTGAGGGATCGGCTCCTGCAGCCGGTTCAGCGGTGGTGGCGCGCAGCACCCGGGTTGCCGGCGCCGAGGTGCACGTGCGCTGGTCGGTTTTGCCGACGGTTGAGGCCGAAGACCAGCTGCAGCAGCTGGCGCGGCTGGCGCGACAGGGGCTGGAGCGGTGCTGGCCGGTCCCTCCCAAGAGCGGCTGGCAGATGGTGGCCAAAGAGCGGCGCAAACCGGGGGAGGGGCAGCAGGACTTCCGCAAGACCTGGCAGGACGAAGGGGCCACCCCATTGATGCAGCTCTGCTTCGGCTCGGACGTCGCTGCGGAGCAATTGATGGATCAGGCCGGATTCCAGCAGGCGTGTCAGCTGTTGTACGGCCCCCTTATGGCGAACCTGCGTTAG
- a CDS encoding phosphomannose isomerase type II C-terminal cupin domain codes for MRVERPWGWYETLTQGDNYLVKRLLVHAGQQLSLQRHRHRSESWTVVSGSGALLCGETWHAASAGVMLSIPCGAVHRARADSSDLLILEVQHGDDLREDDIERLQDDYGRVIT; via the coding sequence ATGCGGGTTGAGCGTCCCTGGGGCTGGTACGAAACGCTGACCCAGGGGGACAACTATTTGGTCAAACGGCTGCTGGTTCATGCCGGGCAGCAGTTGTCCCTTCAGCGGCATCGTCATCGCAGCGAAAGTTGGACCGTGGTGTCGGGTTCGGGGGCTTTGCTCTGCGGTGAGACATGGCACGCGGCCAGCGCGGGCGTCATGCTCTCGATCCCCTGCGGCGCTGTGCATCGCGCCCGTGCAGACAGTTCAGATCTGCTGATTCTGGAAGTTCAGCACGGTGATGATCTGCGGGAAGACGACATCGAACGGCTGCAGGATGATTACGGCCGGGTGATAACTTGA